One window of Nicotiana tomentosiformis chromosome 11, ASM39032v3, whole genome shotgun sequence genomic DNA carries:
- the LOC138901509 gene encoding uncharacterized protein, whose translation MVLAPVAPSPAQPARGGGQASRGGGQLARGRSRGGGQSGGAQTHFYAFLARLEAESSDAIITGIVPVCHRNASILFDPGYTYSFMSSYFASYLVMPCDSLSAPVYVSMPVGDSIIVDHVYHSCVVSIGSLDTSVNLLLLDMIDFDIILSMDWLSPYHAILDCHTKMMTLAISGLTRLKWRETHRHSTSRVISYVKARHMAGKGCLAYLAYIFDSSVEATSMDSVLVVHAFLEVFPTNLLGMPPDRDIDFYFDLAPSTQPISIPPYRMALAELNELKEQLQDLLDKGFIRPIVSPWGHVVSYEGIKVDPKKIEAVQNWPRPTSAIVI comes from the exons atggttctggcaccagttgctccatcgcccgctcagccagctagaggtgggggtcaggcttctagaggtggaggtcagctagcTAGAGGTCGTTCGAGAGGcggaggtcagagtggtggggctcagacccatttttatgcatttctAGCTAGACTTGAGGCAGAGTCATCTGACGccatcatcacaggtattgttccagtttgccatagaaatgcctcaattctatttgatccgggctatACTTATTCCTtcatgtcatcctattttgcttcatatctggttatgccttgtgattctttgagtgctcctgtctatgtgtccatgcctgtgggagattctattattgtagatcatgtttatcactCGTGTGTGGTTTCTATCGGGAGCCTTGATACTAGTGtaaatcttctacttcttgatatgatagactttgatattattttgagcatggattggctatcaccttatcacgctattttggactgtcacaCCAAGATGATGACCTTAGCAATATCGGGATTGACTCGATTAAAGTGGAGAGAGACTCATCgccattctactagcagggttatttcttatgtgaaggctcgacatatggccgggaagggatgtctagcatatttggcctatatctTTGATTCTAGTGTTGAGGCtacttctatggattcagtactAGTTGTGCACgcgtttctagaggtgtttcctacaaatTTGCTAGGGATGCCTCCCGACAGAGATATAGACTTCTATTTTGACTTGGCTCCGagtactcaacccatttctattccaccataccgcatggcaCTAGCTGAGTTGaatgaattgaaggagcagttgcaggatttgcttgataagggattcattagacctattgtctcaccttggg GGCATGTAGTATCTTATGAaggcattaaagtggatcctaagaagattgaggcagttcagaattggcctagacctacttcagctatagtgatttag